One region of Jonesiaceae bacterium BS-20 genomic DNA includes:
- a CDS encoding FUSC family protein, giving the protein MPQRRITTVVERTRKRIRIRNRQGFARMRRAFVPLLIASVAAGISFWAAGLVLGHEFPFFAPVAVWACLGYTHERSVRRVAEMGIGVSLGVALGETFAIWVGAGPWQIGFVLFCAVMMARYIDSGALLASQAAVQGIVMVGLPAAALGSQFEGGFSRWTDALVGAVVATIVAAVTPIDPRHNLRATAQAATVQLARTLELTAAALRSGNPEDSSFAVNRGRASQGVIDDFQSEIDAAIETAQIAASARKYRSELASLNRTMVLVDRAIRSVRVVARRASSTPVTARSAFVADLLDEFALASLELGNALLLGQDPKVARELLRSVAARTSPGPIGEEYWHAQALILVLRSAVVDLAEAAGMEAQDARDALAEM; this is encoded by the coding sequence ATGCCCCAACGTAGGATCACCACCGTGGTGGAACGTACCCGCAAGCGGATTCGGATTCGCAACCGCCAGGGTTTCGCTCGCATGCGCCGGGCGTTTGTGCCGCTGCTGATTGCTTCCGTCGCCGCGGGTATCTCATTTTGGGCCGCCGGACTGGTTTTGGGGCACGAGTTTCCGTTCTTTGCTCCGGTCGCGGTGTGGGCCTGTTTGGGATACACCCATGAGCGTTCGGTCCGCAGGGTAGCCGAGATGGGCATTGGTGTTTCCCTTGGCGTGGCGCTCGGGGAGACGTTTGCCATCTGGGTAGGCGCCGGACCGTGGCAGATTGGTTTTGTGCTGTTCTGTGCGGTCATGATGGCCCGGTACATTGACTCCGGTGCCCTGCTGGCCTCCCAAGCAGCTGTTCAAGGAATCGTCATGGTAGGGCTCCCCGCAGCTGCGCTTGGCTCGCAGTTCGAAGGCGGGTTTAGCCGTTGGACCGATGCGCTCGTGGGGGCGGTTGTTGCCACAATCGTTGCCGCGGTGACCCCAATCGATCCGCGGCACAACCTGCGAGCAACAGCGCAAGCGGCGACCGTGCAGCTCGCGCGGACCCTGGAACTCACCGCTGCCGCTCTGCGGAGCGGTAATCCGGAGGATTCGTCCTTCGCAGTAAATCGAGGACGAGCCAGCCAAGGCGTGATTGACGATTTCCAATCGGAGATTGACGCGGCCATTGAAACGGCCCAGATTGCGGCATCGGCCCGCAAGTATCGCAGTGAGTTAGCCTCCCTGAACCGGACAATGGTGCTGGTGGATAGGGCGATCCGGTCCGTGCGGGTGGTCGCGCGCCGCGCGTCAAGCACACCGGTGACGGCCCGTTCAGCTTTTGTTGCTGACCTACTCGATGAGTTTGCGTTGGCTTCCCTTGAACTCGGTAACGCGCTTTTGCTGGGCCAAGATCCCAAAGTGGCCCGCGAGCTACTACGATCCGTCGCGGCCCGCACCAGCCCGGGACCTATCGGCGAAGAGTACTGGCACGCGCAGGCCTTGATTCTGGTCCTGCGCTCGGCCGTGGTGGACCTGGCTGAAGCTGCGGGTATGGAAGCTCAAGACGCCCGTGACGCGCTTGCTGAGATGTAA
- a CDS encoding DsrE family protein — translation MSTQTLVIKSTAGFNAPETTNQAFTVAAAAIAAGVDVSVWLTGDSAFLGLPGRAQEIELEHAADLADLIEIVVSAGQLTVCTQCAVRRGIDQEDLLPGVRIAGAPAFVEEVMAPGAKALVY, via the coding sequence GTGTCCACGCAAACCCTCGTTATCAAGTCAACTGCGGGCTTTAACGCTCCGGAAACCACCAACCAGGCGTTTACCGTTGCCGCTGCTGCGATTGCCGCTGGAGTCGATGTGTCCGTGTGGCTCACCGGTGATTCCGCGTTTCTTGGTTTGCCCGGACGCGCTCAAGAGATTGAGTTGGAGCACGCGGCGGATCTTGCTGATCTGATTGAGATCGTTGTTTCTGCCGGCCAGCTCACGGTCTGCACCCAGTGCGCGGTACGGCGTGGGATCGATCAAGAAGATCTGCTGCCCGGTGTGCGTATTGCCGGGGCTCCAGCATTTGTTGAAGAAGTCATGGCCCCGGGCGCAAAGGCATTGGTGTACTAG
- the dtd gene encoding D-aminoacyl-tRNA deacylase: MRALLQRAARASVTVDGQVISKFDRQGLVALVGVTHGDGPTEVATIARKIAELRLLDDEKSVSDVGAPVIVVSQFTLYADVKKGRRPSWNGAAPGPVAQPLVDLVVAALRDRGIEVGTGVFGADMQVELVNDGPVTILVEAEPA; this comes from the coding sequence ATGCGCGCACTATTGCAACGAGCTGCCCGAGCTAGTGTCACGGTTGACGGTCAGGTCATTTCAAAGTTTGACCGGCAGGGTCTGGTTGCCCTCGTTGGGGTGACCCACGGCGATGGGCCAACTGAAGTTGCCACGATTGCCCGTAAGATCGCTGAACTGCGACTATTAGACGATGAAAAGTCGGTCAGTGATGTTGGCGCACCCGTCATCGTGGTCAGCCAGTTCACCCTGTACGCGGATGTGAAGAAGGGACGCCGTCCGTCATGGAACGGGGCGGCACCCGGCCCGGTGGCACAGCCGTTGGTTGACCTCGTTGTTGCTGCCCTGCGGGACCGAGGCATTGAAGTCGGCACGGGAGTATTTGGGGCGGACATGCAAGTCGAACTGGTTAACGATGGGCCGGTGACGATTCTGGTCGAGGCCGAACCTGCTTGA
- a CDS encoding alpha/beta hydrolase has product MNHDYSEVLIDGPWRHEFVSANGSRFHVALAGPQERTAPLVVLLHSFPQFWWAWRHQIPALADAGYRVAAIDMRGSGASDKPPHGYDIATRTRDVAGVIRSLGAKSATIIGHGLGGSTAWAMPTLQPAVTQAVGALSAPHPARLHTSLQQAMTRKARAQIAYLRLPVVPERMIIKEDFLEGILKEWSGTDWSPEVLETYLHALRIPFAAHNSLEQLRWCTRPLNSAVGRRYLSAVRSPISVPALQLHGSRDGLFRVEHATTDSSALCLNLRSEVVGTAGHFLAEEKPELVNSILLDWLGTHTPTTPQPLAE; this is encoded by the coding sequence GTGAACCACGATTACAGCGAAGTCCTGATTGACGGGCCCTGGCGCCACGAGTTTGTTTCCGCCAACGGCAGCCGTTTCCACGTTGCCCTTGCCGGACCGCAGGAGCGTACCGCCCCGCTCGTTGTCTTGCTGCACTCGTTTCCGCAATTTTGGTGGGCTTGGCGCCACCAGATTCCAGCACTTGCCGATGCCGGCTACCGCGTAGCCGCTATTGACATGCGCGGTTCCGGAGCTTCGGATAAGCCGCCACACGGCTATGACATTGCTACCCGCACGCGCGATGTGGCCGGAGTGATCCGCTCCCTTGGCGCAAAGTCGGCAACTATCATTGGGCACGGTCTTGGTGGTTCGACCGCTTGGGCGATGCCCACGTTGCAACCGGCGGTTACCCAAGCCGTTGGCGCGTTGAGCGCTCCCCACCCCGCTCGGCTACACACCTCACTCCAGCAGGCGATGACGCGCAAGGCCCGGGCCCAGATCGCCTACCTGCGTTTGCCCGTTGTTCCGGAACGCATGATCATTAAGGAAGATTTCCTTGAGGGCATCCTCAAAGAGTGGAGCGGAACGGACTGGTCCCCCGAGGTGCTAGAAACGTATCTGCATGCTTTGCGGATTCCCTTTGCCGCACACAATTCCCTTGAACAGCTACGCTGGTGCACCCGTCCGCTGAATTCAGCCGTGGGCAGGCGCTACCTATCTGCCGTGCGCTCACCGATCTCAGTTCCTGCGCTGCAGCTTCATGGCTCACGCGATGGCCTGTTCCGAGTCGAACACGCAACAACAGATTCCTCTGCGTTGTGCCTCAACTTACGTTCCGAGGTCGTTGGTACGGCCGGTCACTTCCTCGCTGAAGAAAAGCCGGAGCTGGTGAACTCGATTCTGCTTGACTGGCTTGGCACCCACACCCCCACCACTCCACAACCTCTCGCAGAGTAA
- a CDS encoding glycine cleavage T C-terminal barrel domain-containing protein, which translates to MPEQAYISPLLSRHGAVAGAGVDSGVAWHYGDPTAEQRALARGAGVVDLSHYEVVTVSGPDRLSWLHSLTSADLTNLAPRTSTELLLLDAQGHIEHSAGVVDDGETTWLITEPGRAEGLAAWLTKMKFMLRVEIANVTEQWATLGEPINAEGTEGETITWRDPWPHVGEGGTRYGIAEDEHPGAMRPWRLVLVPRAELAAQVKEREASGWTLAGTWASEALRIEAWRPRLVLDVDHKSIPHELDWLRTAVHLHKGCYRGQETVARVHNLGRPPRRLVMLHLDGSGHILPEIGAEVNLDERVIGHVTSVARHHEMGPIALALVKRNADTEADVLVSCDGEDVAGGQEVIVPSEGTSVDRPGARGSTSREARSKNSNLSGAMGNFL; encoded by the coding sequence ATGCCTGAGCAAGCCTATATCAGTCCACTTCTGAGCCGGCACGGAGCCGTTGCTGGAGCCGGAGTAGACAGCGGGGTTGCTTGGCACTACGGGGACCCCACCGCTGAGCAGCGGGCTCTTGCCCGCGGCGCTGGGGTAGTTGATCTGTCGCACTACGAAGTTGTGACCGTATCCGGACCGGACCGCCTTAGTTGGCTGCACTCGCTCACGAGCGCTGACCTCACCAACTTGGCCCCGCGGACGTCCACGGAATTGCTCTTGCTCGACGCCCAAGGGCACATTGAGCACAGCGCCGGTGTTGTCGACGACGGGGAAACTACCTGGCTCATAACCGAACCCGGACGGGCCGAAGGCCTGGCTGCCTGGCTCACCAAGATGAAGTTCATGCTGCGCGTTGAGATCGCCAACGTTACTGAGCAGTGGGCGACTCTGGGGGAGCCCATCAACGCAGAGGGCACTGAGGGCGAAACAATTACCTGGCGCGACCCCTGGCCTCACGTGGGTGAGGGGGGAACCCGCTACGGCATTGCCGAGGATGAACACCCGGGAGCTATGCGCCCGTGGCGTTTAGTATTGGTGCCGCGCGCCGAGCTAGCCGCTCAGGTGAAAGAACGGGAAGCGTCGGGATGGACCCTTGCGGGAACCTGGGCTTCAGAGGCACTACGCATTGAAGCTTGGCGTCCGCGCTTGGTCCTCGACGTCGACCATAAGTCGATTCCACATGAACTTGACTGGCTACGTACCGCAGTCCACCTGCATAAAGGCTGCTACCGCGGACAAGAAACCGTAGCTCGTGTGCATAACCTGGGCCGGCCACCGCGCCGCCTCGTCATGCTGCACCTTGACGGATCCGGCCATATTTTGCCGGAGATCGGTGCCGAGGTAAACCTTGATGAACGGGTTATTGGACATGTCACCAGCGTTGCTCGTCACCATGAAATGGGACCGATCGCCCTCGCATTGGTGAAGCGCAATGCCGACACTGAGGCCGACGTTCTCGTATCCTGTGACGGTGAAGACGTAGCGGGGGGCCAAGAAGTTATTGTCCCATCCGAGGGGACGTCCGTTGATCGTCCCGGCGCTCGAGGCAGCACTTCACGTGAGGCACGGAGTAAGAACTCGAACCTGAGTGGAGCGATGGGGAACTTCCTCTAA
- the nth gene encoding endonuclease III encodes MAVQDQSSRTALVRRARKIYRELGELHPDAHCELDFTTPLELLVATVLSAQSTDKSVNLITPHLFSRFPDAQGYAEASIDELEEIIRPTGFFRPKARALQGIGQELVTNHGGEVPNTQAELVKLPGVGRKTANVVLGDAFGVPGITVDTHVGRLVRRWQWTSETDPVKVEVAVGDLFPKKDWTLLSHRIIFHGRRVCFARRPACGACPIANWCPSYGDGETDPDKAAKLLKL; translated from the coding sequence ATGGCAGTCCAAGATCAGTCCAGCCGTACGGCGCTGGTGCGCCGGGCTCGCAAGATTTACCGAGAATTAGGTGAACTACACCCGGATGCTCATTGCGAACTGGATTTCACTACTCCGCTTGAATTGTTGGTAGCAACGGTGTTGTCCGCGCAGAGCACGGACAAGAGCGTCAACCTTATCACTCCCCACCTGTTTTCGCGTTTTCCCGATGCCCAAGGCTATGCCGAGGCAAGCATCGATGAATTGGAAGAGATCATCCGGCCCACCGGATTCTTCAGACCTAAGGCGCGGGCCCTGCAGGGAATCGGTCAGGAGTTGGTAACCAACCACGGTGGAGAAGTGCCAAATACACAAGCCGAGCTGGTTAAATTGCCGGGCGTGGGGCGCAAGACCGCAAACGTAGTGCTTGGCGATGCCTTTGGAGTTCCCGGCATTACCGTCGACACCCACGTGGGTAGGTTAGTTCGACGTTGGCAATGGACAAGCGAAACCGACCCGGTCAAGGTAGAAGTCGCGGTCGGAGACCTATTCCCCAAGAAAGACTGGACGTTGCTTTCGCACCGCATCATCTTTCATGGACGCCGGGTTTGCTTTGCACGCCGCCCCGCATGTGGCGCCTGCCCCATAGCGAACTGGTGCCCGTCCTACGGAGACGGCGAAACCGACCCGGATAAGGCCGCCAAGCTGCTTAAACTCTAA
- a CDS encoding Crp/Fnr family transcriptional regulator, which translates to MDESEQRALLSSMTKVELNRGEVLFDEGENGESLYIIEEGKIKLGSSSGDGRENLLAILGPGEMFGELSLFDPGPRSLGASAVSDSVLYELEHSALVAAIEENPGVAKHLLTALARRLRRTNEALADLVFSDVPGRVAKALLDLSKRFGERVDEGVRVAHDLTQEELAQLVGASRETVNKALADFAGRGWVRREGRAVVLLDIDRLARRAR; encoded by the coding sequence ATGGATGAGAGCGAACAGCGCGCACTCCTTTCATCGATGACCAAGGTGGAACTAAACCGTGGTGAAGTACTTTTCGATGAGGGTGAAAACGGCGAGAGCCTTTACATCATTGAAGAAGGAAAAATTAAGCTGGGCTCGAGCTCGGGCGATGGCCGGGAGAACCTCCTAGCTATTCTTGGCCCTGGTGAGATGTTCGGTGAACTCTCACTGTTCGATCCAGGCCCACGCTCCCTTGGAGCAAGCGCCGTGTCAGACTCTGTTCTGTACGAGCTTGAGCACTCCGCACTGGTAGCTGCAATCGAAGAGAACCCCGGTGTTGCTAAGCACCTGCTGACCGCGCTTGCCCGCCGCCTGCGCCGCACCAACGAGGCACTTGCTGACCTCGTATTCTCTGACGTTCCAGGCCGTGTTGCCAAGGCCCTGCTGGATCTTTCCAAGCGCTTTGGCGAGCGGGTCGATGAGGGCGTGCGCGTTGCTCACGACCTTACCCAGGAAGAACTCGCTCAGTTGGTAGGTGCTTCACGTGAAACCGTGAACAAGGCACTTGCTGATTTCGCTGGCCGTGGTTGGGTACGTCGTGAGGGTCGCGCAGTTGTTCTGCTTGACATCGACCGGTTGGCCCGTCGCGCCCGCTAG
- a CDS encoding FABP family protein, with protein sequence MAFEFPQDIAPELYPLAWLVGTWRGEGVLEYPGIDKAVLTQEITFDHDGGPYLRYVSTIKSLGDGSGEPHVWSTETGYWRVAPEPHEGIKEGQTSLEVLLADPAGRVTVYIGAAGDGRVDLVSDVIARTTTGAEVSASSRMYGNVAGELMWVHSIAAFGNPLQSYVSAQLARVEKE encoded by the coding sequence GTGGCTTTTGAATTTCCGCAGGATATAGCACCGGAGTTGTACCCGCTGGCCTGGTTGGTTGGCACGTGGCGCGGCGAGGGGGTGCTGGAATACCCGGGTATTGACAAGGCAGTTCTTACCCAGGAAATCACCTTCGATCACGATGGTGGCCCCTACCTACGCTACGTCTCAACGATCAAATCATTGGGCGACGGTTCTGGGGAACCACACGTTTGGTCTACGGAAACAGGATACTGGCGAGTGGCCCCCGAACCCCATGAGGGAATAAAAGAGGGCCAAACTTCGCTAGAGGTACTACTGGCTGATCCAGCTGGACGGGTCACCGTCTACATTGGTGCGGCCGGCGACGGTCGAGTCGACCTGGTCAGTGACGTCATTGCCCGCACCACAACAGGTGCCGAGGTAAGCGCGTCCAGTCGCATGTATGGAAATGTTGCCGGAGAGCTGATGTGGGTTCACTCCATCGCGGCCTTTGGCAACCCCCTGCAGTCATATGTTTCTGCGCAGTTAGCGCGGGTAGAAAAGGAATAA
- a CDS encoding RidA family protein translates to MGNVTSRLAELGITLPAVAAPVASYVPAVRTGNQVWTSGQLPFIDGKLAASGKLGSAPTSVTVEQGAELARVSALNALAAVGALVGGVDKITRVLKVVGFVASDPDFTAQPAVINGASNVLVEIFGDAGIHARSAVGVAVLPLDAPVEVEIVVEVEAG, encoded by the coding sequence ATGGGGAACGTCACATCCCGGTTGGCAGAACTAGGCATCACATTGCCAGCTGTCGCCGCCCCCGTGGCTAGTTATGTGCCGGCCGTACGCACCGGGAACCAGGTGTGGACTTCGGGGCAACTGCCTTTTATTGATGGCAAACTCGCAGCATCCGGAAAATTGGGTTCAGCGCCTACCAGCGTCACGGTTGAACAAGGGGCCGAGCTGGCTCGGGTGTCAGCTCTGAACGCCCTCGCCGCCGTTGGCGCGCTCGTGGGCGGGGTCGACAAAATCACCCGTGTCCTGAAGGTCGTTGGCTTCGTTGCAAGCGACCCGGACTTCACTGCGCAACCCGCCGTGATAAACGGTGCGAGCAACGTGTTGGTTGAGATCTTTGGTGACGCCGGTATCCACGCTCGCAGCGCTGTTGGAGTTGCGGTGCTACCTCTCGATGCCCCGGTTGAAGTTGAGATCGTGGTTGAGGTCGAAGCGGGCTAA
- a CDS encoding response regulator transcription factor — translation MTELLLLSPSAISAAEVLPALQWLGHHVLVRPMATFSVTHLGPAQIILLDARQDLALARKTGQLLRTAQAPVALIFVLTEGGLLAVSPDWGGDDFLLTGASPAEVEARLRLARTHGTNESAADAPEELATGELFINASSYTARLRGAPLDLTYKEFELLKYLMAHPGRVFTRTQLLQEVWGYDYYGGTRTVDVHVRRLRAKLGVEYEQIIGTVRNVGYRFDPPGEKRALDTSIQPVEVSEEDRIPG, via the coding sequence ATGACAGAACTCCTGCTGTTGTCGCCTTCAGCGATTAGCGCGGCTGAAGTCCTGCCTGCTCTCCAATGGTTAGGGCACCACGTTTTGGTGCGCCCAATGGCAACGTTCTCGGTTACGCATTTGGGTCCGGCTCAGATAATTCTTCTCGATGCCCGGCAAGACTTGGCTCTTGCCCGCAAGACCGGTCAGTTGTTACGTACGGCGCAAGCCCCGGTCGCCCTGATCTTTGTCTTGACTGAGGGCGGTCTGCTTGCGGTGAGTCCGGACTGGGGCGGCGATGATTTCTTACTGACGGGCGCTAGTCCCGCAGAGGTCGAGGCTCGGTTGCGGCTGGCCCGCACACACGGCACCAATGAGTCAGCTGCCGATGCACCCGAGGAACTTGCCACCGGCGAGTTGTTTATTAATGCTTCGAGTTACACCGCCCGACTCCGCGGTGCTCCCCTGGACCTGACCTATAAGGAATTTGAGCTACTCAAGTACCTCATGGCCCACCCGGGCCGCGTTTTTACGCGGACCCAGCTCTTGCAGGAGGTGTGGGGTTATGACTATTACGGCGGCACTCGGACCGTGGACGTGCACGTTCGCCGCCTTCGCGCCAAGTTGGGCGTCGAGTATGAACAGATCATTGGGACCGTTCGCAACGTGGGATACCGTTTTGATCCACCCGGCGAGAAACGCGCTCTGGACACTTCTATCCAACCCGTTGAGGTCTCCGAAGAGGATCGGATTCCGGGATAG
- a CDS encoding DUF2516 family protein produces MIGFMQGGVLFVLTTVCFIVEVWALIDCLSRQPQAFLSAGKRTKNFWLLLTALSAVIGFLGLRPPLGNGTLGYTALFIAIPAFIYMADVRPAVRHYRGGSNRSNRNNKSGW; encoded by the coding sequence ATGATTGGTTTTATGCAGGGCGGCGTCTTGTTTGTCCTTACAACGGTCTGCTTCATAGTTGAGGTTTGGGCTCTTATTGACTGCCTGAGCCGGCAACCACAAGCGTTCTTGAGCGCTGGTAAGCGGACCAAGAACTTTTGGCTGCTGCTGACCGCGCTCAGCGCGGTGATTGGGTTCCTTGGGCTGCGCCCACCGCTAGGCAACGGCACGTTAGGGTACACCGCGCTATTCATTGCGATCCCGGCGTTTATTTATATGGCCGATGTCCGCCCGGCCGTACGCCACTATCGTGGTGGCTCCAACCGTAGCAATCGCAATAATAAGTCAGGGTGGTAG